Proteins co-encoded in one Oceanispirochaeta sp. genomic window:
- a CDS encoding ABC transporter permease, which yields MKNKLEKILQNRELNLVFLILILLVVVTMRAPDFLELKNVERIVNDTAILIMVASGQFLVILTGGIDLSVGAIIAFSGMAASMVNQYNPEMPVSLILLFGILVGTALGAFNGACVAYGKIPPVITTLGTMSIFRGLTFTMSNGQWVTAHEMTNAYMDIPKGRMLLIPNLTVWAILIFIIMFYFIRFTRHGREIYAIGGNKIAAHFVGVSEKKVSFMVFTILGALCGVAGVMWTARYAAAVNETAAGFELQTIAACVLGGVSMAGGSGALTGVVLGALFLGIINNALPVVNLSPFYQMAIQGFVVLAAIVANVLMEQRNEKKILSGRRQ from the coding sequence ATGAAAAACAAGTTAGAAAAAATATTACAAAACAGAGAATTGAATCTGGTCTTTTTGATCCTGATACTCCTGGTTGTTGTCACAATGCGGGCTCCCGACTTTCTGGAACTCAAAAATGTGGAACGGATCGTCAATGATACGGCCATTTTAATTATGGTAGCCTCCGGTCAGTTCCTGGTGATCCTCACAGGAGGAATTGATCTTTCTGTGGGGGCCATCATTGCTTTTTCCGGAATGGCCGCCTCCATGGTGAATCAATACAATCCGGAAATGCCCGTATCCTTAATACTCCTTTTTGGCATTCTTGTGGGAACTGCCCTGGGAGCCTTTAATGGTGCCTGTGTGGCATATGGAAAGATCCCTCCGGTCATCACCACCCTGGGCACCATGAGTATTTTCAGGGGATTAACCTTCACAATGAGCAATGGCCAATGGGTCACTGCCCATGAAATGACCAACGCCTACATGGACATTCCCAAGGGAAGAATGCTCCTTATTCCCAATTTAACGGTCTGGGCCATCCTGATTTTTATCATTATGTTCTACTTTATCCGCTTCACACGGCATGGCCGGGAAATCTATGCTATCGGCGGGAATAAAATAGCCGCCCATTTTGTGGGTGTCAGCGAAAAGAAAGTCAGCTTTATGGTTTTCACAATACTGGGAGCCCTCTGCGGAGTGGCCGGGGTCATGTGGACCGCTCGATATGCCGCCGCAGTCAACGAAACAGCCGCTGGATTCGAACTGCAGACAATCGCAGCCTGTGTTCTGGGCGGGGTCAGCATGGCCGGAGGTTCAGGGGCGCTCACTGGTGTTGTCCTGGGGGCCCTTTTCCTTGGCATCATCAACAATGCCCTGCCCGTTGTTAACCTATCGCCCTTCTACCAGATGGCTATTCAGGGATTTGTCGTACTGGCCGCCATCGTGGCCAATGTTCTGATGGAACAGAGAAATGAGAAAAAGATACTCAGCGGGAGAAGGCAGTAA